A single Lactuca sativa cultivar Salinas chromosome 8, Lsat_Salinas_v11, whole genome shotgun sequence DNA region contains:
- the LOC111911165 gene encoding F-box/kelch-repeat protein At3g06240-like — MASPQHLSIMEKLPNDILSNIFIRLLAKQLAQMRCVSKTCNDLLSSPSFVKSHLDHSRHKNDEILLVFYHMFSFHSKPFTTHPLRSPYLELTDFIKLPTNLQSECYRHGYVIGSVNGLICFQYGPYLDGDYYIWNPSLSALLILPPSDMPDYDYEDLNGVFPRFGYDPTTDDYKLVKLTCLDYEPPNILWLVEVYSMRKGVFKLITQSPPSHITRIRYNHEVCVDGHNGHLHWFGYTEIGQNPVAILAFDLSAETFHEIYIPDFLLDNKLYYEISLCWNNSEISFEMVLCHVFFVF, encoded by the coding sequence ATGGCTTCACCTCAACACCTATCAATCATGGAGAAGCTTCCAAACGATATCTTATCAAACATATTTATCCGTTTATTGGCAAAACAGCTTGCTCAAATGAGGTGCGTCTCTAAAACTTGTAATGATCTCTTGTCTTCACCCTCCTTTGTAAAATCCCATCTCGATCATTCACGTCATAAAAACGATGAAATTCTCTTGGTCTTCTACCATATGTTTTCTTTCCACTCTAAACCATTCACAACACACCCCTTGCGATCTCCCTATCTCGAACTCACTGATTTCATAAAACTCCCGACAAATCTCCAATCTGAATGTTATCGTCATGGTTATGTTATTGGATCCGTTAATGGCCTAATATGCTTTCAGTATGGACCATATCTTGATGGAGACTATTACATTTGGAACCCTTCTCTCTCCGCTTTATTAATTCTCCCACCAAGTGATATGCCAGACTATGACTATGAGGATCTAAATGGCGTTTTTCCTCGGTTTGGGTATGATCCCACAACCGATGATTACAAACTTGTGAAACTTACATGCCTTGACTATGAACCCCCCAACATATTGTGGCTAGTTGAAGTCTATAGCATGAGAAAGGGTGTTTTTAAGTTAATTACTCAAAGTCCTCCATCGCATATTACAAGAATCAGATATAATCATGAAGTATGTGTAGATGGTCATAATGGTCATCTTCATTGGTTTGGTTATACGGAAATTGGTCAGAACCCAGTTGCGATATTGGCTTTTGATTTGAGTGCAGAGACATTCCATGAGATTTATATTCCTGATTTTTTACTTGATAACAAGTTGTACTATGAGATATCTTTATGTTGGAATAATTCAGAAATTAGTTTTGAAATGGTCTTATGTCatgttttttttgtgttttga